One region of Candidatus Thermoplasmatota archaeon genomic DNA includes:
- a CDS encoding ABC transporter permease, which translates to MDQKTMAPTDFEQLVTVVRYEIFRYIRRRRLWAMLAIVFLIFFLILLVPPAYGVDYPPEFGMYSQIYLSFTWILILLCATFFGSDALVSEFQHKTGFVIFPNPVKRSTIALGKFSASMIASILVICIYYGLIALFVGGIYKAIDVEFAYSFLLALLYLSSAMGVAYLISSVMKGTMGSTVLTFFLFFLILPMIGQILSFVGVKPWFFITFAGDTISYIGNVPYPQDGSFEVTMSGQTMTIHEFYPDVWVSVAVMVGYLVVCLILAVLRFNRRE; encoded by the coding sequence GTGGACCAGAAGACCATGGCTCCAACGGACTTCGAGCAGCTCGTCACCGTCGTGAGGTATGAGATCTTCAGGTATATCAGGAGGAGGAGGCTCTGGGCGATGCTCGCTATCGTGTTCTTGATATTCTTCTTGATCCTTCTCGTCCCTCCCGCGTACGGTGTCGACTACCCGCCCGAGTTCGGGATGTACTCCCAGATATACCTCAGTTTCACGTGGATCCTCATCCTGTTGTGCGCGACCTTCTTCGGAAGTGATGCTCTCGTGTCGGAATTCCAGCATAAGACCGGATTCGTGATATTCCCCAACCCGGTCAAGAGGTCGACAATCGCTCTGGGCAAGTTCAGCGCGAGCATGATTGCCTCGATCTTGGTGATATGCATCTACTACGGTCTCATCGCCCTCTTTGTAGGTGGAATCTACAAAGCAATCGATGTGGAGTTCGCATACTCGTTCCTCCTGGCTCTTCTCTATCTCTCGTCTGCGATGGGGGTCGCATATCTCATAAGTTCGGTGATGAAGGGCACTATGGGCTCCACCGTACTGACGTTCTTCCTCTTTTTCCTCATCCTGCCGATGATAGGGCAAATCCTCTCCTTCGTCGGCGTGAAGCCGTGGTTCTTCATCACCTTCGCGGGAGATACGATCTCTTACATCGGGAACGTCCCATATCCGCAGGATGGCTCCTTTGAGGTGACCATGAGTGGCCAGACGATGACGATCCACGAGTTCTATCCTGACGTCTGGGTAAGCGTAGCTGTCATGGTAGGGTATCTGGTCGTCTGTCTGATACTGGCCGTCCTCAGGTTCAACCGAAGGGAA
- a CDS encoding ABC transporter ATP-binding protein, translating into MREVIKTVGLTKMYNGFPALEKLTLTIGPDVCVGFIGPNGAGKTTTIKILTSLIRSTAGEAYLEGIDIRESPKSALMNVGSVVETPEFYPYLTPIETLDYLGKLRGMGEEYIRDRSKRVLEQVHMEEWTTTRIGKFSKGMKQRLGIAQALLHEPTVLILDEPTSGLDPRGMIEVREIIKDLKKEKRTIFMSSHLLYEAQEVCDWVAMVDKGRLIYFDEVENIGKLMGPKKIELQTVEDLTESHLDTLRASEGVVEAEAVQPKVVLLRFDGSNEERAEILAKLVGEGVGVISFKSSGMELEDLYMSMIEGGS; encoded by the coding sequence ATGCGAGAGGTCATCAAGACCGTCGGCTTGACGAAAATGTACAACGGGTTCCCCGCCTTGGAGAAGCTGACCTTGACGATAGGGCCAGATGTGTGCGTGGGCTTCATAGGTCCCAATGGCGCGGGGAAGACGACCACGATAAAGATACTCACGAGCCTGATAAGATCAACCGCCGGGGAGGCTTACTTGGAGGGGATTGACATCCGAGAGAGCCCGAAGTCCGCACTCATGAACGTCGGTTCCGTTGTCGAGACACCGGAGTTCTATCCATATCTCACACCGATCGAGACGCTGGACTACCTCGGAAAACTGCGTGGCATGGGTGAGGAGTACATCAGAGATCGTTCGAAACGCGTCCTGGAACAGGTCCACATGGAAGAGTGGACGACGACGAGGATAGGGAAGTTCTCCAAGGGCATGAAGCAGAGGCTCGGAATCGCCCAGGCTTTACTTCACGAGCCCACCGTCCTGATACTGGACGAGCCGACGAGCGGGCTCGACCCGCGCGGAATGATCGAGGTCCGAGAAATAATCAAGGACCTCAAGAAGGAGAAGCGAACGATCTTCATGAGTTCTCATCTTCTGTACGAGGCACAAGAGGTCTGCGACTGGGTCGCCATGGTGGACAAGGGGAGGCTCATCTACTTCGACGAAGTCGAGAACATAGGCAAGCTCATGGGCCCGAAGAAGATTGAGCTGCAGACTGTCGAGGACCTCACGGAAAGCCACCTTGACACATTGAGAGCGTCCGAAGGCGTTGTCGAGGCCGAGGCCGTCCAGCCAAAGGTCGTTCTTCTGCGATTCGACGGAAGCAACGAGGAGAGGGCGGAGATACTGGCGAAGCTGGTGGGCGAAGGGGTTGGAGTTATTTCGTTCAAGTCCTCAGGAATGGAGCTCGAAGACCTCTACATGAGCATGATAGAGGGAGGGTCATAG